In the genome of Massilibacillus massiliensis, one region contains:
- a CDS encoding chemotaxis protein, with protein sequence MNDTNTNIGDKKGILLETGTNEFEIVEFNIGAVNYGINVAKVREVITKVPVTKMPQVHPYVDGLFTLRGRVMPLVNLPRCLKEGGEQEPKNIIVTEINGYNMGFLVDNVSRIHRISWTDMEPAPNVGDNAMVVGVIKMSDKIVLLLDFEKIIAEINPEVNIKLSTFEETNQDIKTKRADQHIVIAEDSPMLRELLVSTLHEAGYKMTKDYSNGQLAWNALAEIANSTTPVEDNVSMIISDIEMPQMDGHHLLTLIRANSALREVPVVFFSSLINEETRRKGDAIGANGQISKPEIGQLISLVDELIFGEKSVAVAE encoded by the coding sequence ATGAACGATACAAATACTAATATTGGTGATAAAAAAGGGATTTTATTGGAAACAGGTACAAATGAATTTGAAATTGTAGAATTTAACATTGGTGCAGTGAATTATGGAATCAATGTTGCCAAAGTTCGTGAGGTTATTACAAAAGTACCTGTAACAAAAATGCCGCAAGTGCATCCATACGTAGATGGTTTATTTACATTGCGTGGTCGTGTTATGCCTTTGGTGAATTTGCCACGCTGTTTAAAAGAAGGCGGAGAACAGGAACCTAAAAATATTATTGTAACGGAAATTAATGGATACAATATGGGATTCTTAGTTGACAATGTATCTCGTATTCATCGTATTTCTTGGACAGATATGGAACCTGCTCCAAATGTTGGCGATAATGCAATGGTTGTTGGTGTCATAAAAATGTCTGATAAAATTGTACTTTTATTAGATTTTGAAAAAATCATTGCTGAGATTAATCCAGAAGTTAATATAAAGTTATCTACTTTCGAGGAAACGAATCAAGATATAAAAACGAAACGCGCCGACCAGCATATCGTGATAGCAGAAGACTCTCCAATGCTGCGTGAGTTACTGGTGAGTACTTTGCATGAAGCTGGCTATAAAATGACAAAAGATTATAGCAATGGGCAATTGGCGTGGAACGCATTAGCTGAAATTGCAAATAGTACGACACCAGTGGAAGACAATGTGAGTATGATCATCTCAGATATCGAAATGCCGCAAATGGATGGACACCATTTACTGACGCTCATTCGTGCGAATTCAGCGTTACGTGAAGTCCCAGTGGTATTTTTCTCTTCGTTAATTAATGAAGAGACACGCCGTAAGGGTGATGCAATTGGTGCGAATGGTCAGATTTCTAAACCGGAGATTGGACAATTGATTTCTTTGGTGGATGAGTTGATTTTTGGGGAAAAATCAGTAGCAGTAGCGGAATAA
- a CDS encoding CvfB family protein — protein sequence MENNKIIKLKPSTVETLKVVRMSEMGAFLDAMTGNTSDDILLHKTQQIRPVEIGEEVEVFLYLDPKGRLTASMRIPKMKEGQIAKLKIINVSKDGAFVDVGAERGIFMPFAGMRGKVQIGEVVWAKLYRDKSGRLAVTMEVEDEIRRASKPAQVNIGDMIHGTVYNYTDQGAFIFTDERYIAFMDNGEITERPKVGEEITARVTFLREDGRINVSMRPIKEKAIPEDVENILHILNERGGKMPYSDSASPEVIKDKFNISKAAFKRALGSLMKSGKIEQRDGWTYLKDQS from the coding sequence ATGGAAAATAATAAAATAATAAAATTAAAACCCAGTACTGTTGAAACATTAAAAGTAGTCAGAATGAGTGAAATGGGTGCATTCTTGGATGCGATGACGGGCAATACTTCTGACGATATTCTATTGCATAAAACACAACAGATCCGCCCGGTGGAAATTGGTGAAGAGGTAGAAGTTTTTTTATATCTTGACCCTAAAGGACGTTTAACCGCAAGTATGCGAATACCTAAAATGAAAGAGGGCCAAATCGCAAAATTAAAAATCATCAATGTGAGTAAAGATGGTGCTTTCGTCGATGTAGGAGCAGAACGGGGTATCTTTATGCCGTTTGCTGGTATGCGTGGTAAGGTACAAATTGGTGAAGTGGTATGGGCCAAGTTGTATCGTGATAAATCTGGAAGATTGGCCGTTACGATGGAAGTAGAGGATGAAATTCGGCGTGCTTCAAAGCCTGCTCAGGTAAATATTGGCGATATGATACATGGCACAGTTTATAATTATACGGATCAAGGCGCATTTATTTTTACAGATGAACGATATATTGCTTTTATGGATAATGGTGAAATCACAGAACGTCCTAAAGTCGGCGAAGAAATTACAGCGCGTGTAACTTTTTTACGTGAGGATGGACGTATCAATGTTTCTATGCGTCCAATCAAGGAAAAGGCAATTCCTGAAGATGTAGAAAATATTCTGCATATATTAAATGAACGTGGTGGGAAAATGCCTTACAGTGATTCGGCTTCTCCCGAAGTCATTAAAGACAAATTCAACATTAGTAAAGCTGCTTTCAAACGCGCATTGGGTTCCTTAATGAAAAGCGGTAAAATTGAACAGCGCGATGGATGGACGTATTTGAAAGATCAATCGTAA
- the rsfS gene encoding ribosome silencing factor produces the protein MFKTTEELSKAIATAASNKKARDILILDMRDLTVTTDYFMICSANSTTQVKAIADNIEDELAEKGVFFTHKEGYREGNWILLDYGDCVAHIFIEEERQFYNLERLWGDAPAVQFED, from the coding sequence ATGTTTAAAACAACAGAGGAGTTAAGTAAAGCAATTGCTACAGCAGCAAGTAATAAAAAAGCACGGGATATTCTTATTTTGGATATGAGAGATTTAACGGTGACAACGGATTATTTTATGATTTGCAGTGCAAATTCAACTACACAGGTAAAGGCAATTGCGGATAATATTGAAGACGAATTAGCAGAAAAAGGTGTGTTTTTTACACATAAGGAAGGGTATCGTGAAGGAAATTGGATCTTGCTTGATTACGGCGATTGTGTTGCACATATATTTATTGAAGAAGAACGACAGTTTTATAATTTAGAACGCCTTTGGGGTGATGCACCTGCAGTGCAGTTTGAGGATTGA
- a CDS encoding LCP family protein encodes MKHDKNSKKIADKPKKRRRIRWGRVFIFVIILGSMLGTFAWASYSAYVVLKDVYTNCSVFLNDFQNKKAIQTKFQNEKFNHYTNILLLGIDDDSEQHADSIMIASINHADSSVKLLSIPRDTQVQIPGQKSLDMLSNSYTYGGTQLVLRTVEEFLQIPIHHFFVIDRNAFADMIDTIGGLDIYVESDMEYTDPYADSSAIHLKQGFQRLNGDAASQYMRYCSDDLGDIGRVQRQQRLFKTFYVEMARMDKITKIPAFVQIINHQVDTSMAMLDVVKIAKNMKYLDPDLIKVEMLPGQFVNKDKKSYWQPDQVAMDQILNSMFKDETAVLTTEENN; translated from the coding sequence ATGAAACATGATAAAAACTCAAAAAAAATTGCAGATAAACCTAAAAAGAGGCGGAGAATTCGCTGGGGTAGAGTTTTTATTTTTGTTATAATCTTAGGAAGTATGCTTGGTACGTTTGCTTGGGCATCTTATAGTGCATATGTTGTATTAAAAGATGTTTATACTAACTGTAGTGTCTTTCTGAATGATTTTCAAAATAAGAAAGCGATACAAACAAAATTTCAAAATGAGAAATTCAATCATTACACAAATATTTTATTATTGGGAATTGATGATGACAGTGAACAGCATGCAGATTCTATTATGATTGCAAGTATAAATCATGCAGACAGTAGTGTTAAACTTCTATCAATTCCACGTGATACACAAGTACAGATTCCAGGACAAAAAAGCTTGGATATGTTAAGTAACTCTTATACGTATGGGGGAACACAATTGGTTCTTAGAACGGTTGAGGAGTTTTTGCAAATACCCATTCATCATTTTTTTGTCATTGATCGCAACGCGTTTGCTGATATGATTGATACAATCGGTGGTTTAGATATTTATGTGGAGAGTGATATGGAGTATACCGATCCGTACGCCGATTCTTCAGCAATTCATCTGAAACAAGGATTTCAGCGCCTTAATGGTGATGCAGCAAGTCAATATATGCGCTATTGCAGTGATGATCTTGGTGATATCGGCAGAGTACAAAGGCAGCAACGTCTTTTTAAAACGTTTTATGTAGAAATGGCACGTATGGATAAAATAACGAAAATTCCTGCATTTGTTCAAATTATAAATCATCAAGTCGATACAAGTATGGCGATGCTTGATGTGGTAAAAATCGCGAAGAATATGAAGTATTTAGATCCGGATTTGATAAAAGTTGAAATGCTCCCAGGTCAATTTGTAAATAAAGACAAGAAAAGTTATTGGCAGCCAGATCAGGTTGCGATGGATCAAATTTTGAATTCGATGTTCAAAGACGAAACGGCAGTCCTCACAACAGAGGAAAATAATTAA